The Rhodoferax sediminis genome has a segment encoding these proteins:
- a CDS encoding two-component system sensor histidine kinase NtrB — protein sequence MRASLRPALDKLALAWRRWSLWALLAGLVLAVLATLVFLAGRYEASQVQAKLERDTANTIGDIRAGLARNVQSLQALQAGRPAPEAWALGARALLHERRELMRIEWRDDALAILEHVDSPFHVPVFSRYDRSIAQSDMALACANAHRFSGPAYSNSYFVPQSDGLGMEMMDVCLPLASGGQPAGYLVATYSLQEILSDLVEKQLTRSQEVSFTEADGTRLALHGQGRRGSRVFTAQQLLNLPGYTLVLRMDSWRAAPDLFPDVLTALVSVMSIALVSVLVLLAKDMRRRLRAERGLADALAFRKAMEDSLVTGLRARDLQGRITYVNPAFCQMVGFAPEELMGHSVPAPYWPPDQADEYRQRHAIRMSGGSVPPREGFESVFVRKDGTRFPVLIIEAPLIDAQGVQTGWMGACLDISEQRRVQELTRATQERLQATARLATVGEMASLLSHELNQPLAAISSYATGSMNLLQGDPGPDGHSSLALAMRRIAEQAGRAGRIIKSVHDFVRRRDEAREVVRPQDLFDAILPLVSLQAGKLGVRVELSFEKDLPSVLCDHTMVEQVLLNLARNAMQAMDEPAITRRLLVLAVRRAQATERTAHSPGWLEFSVADLGPGIAPQVAQQLFTPFFTTKREGMGLGLSLCRTVVEQHGGFLTLQPNQPQGMIFRFTLPVHSPAATAADA from the coding sequence GTGAGGGCATCGCTGCGACCGGCGCTGGACAAGCTGGCGCTGGCCTGGCGCCGCTGGTCGCTCTGGGCCTTGCTGGCGGGGCTGGTGCTGGCCGTGCTTGCGACACTGGTGTTCCTGGCCGGGCGCTACGAGGCCAGCCAGGTGCAGGCCAAGCTCGAGCGCGACACGGCCAACACCATCGGCGACATCCGCGCCGGCCTGGCGCGCAATGTGCAAAGCCTGCAGGCCCTGCAGGCCGGCCGTCCGGCGCCCGAGGCCTGGGCGCTGGGCGCCCGTGCGCTGCTGCACGAACGCCGTGAGCTGATGCGCATCGAATGGCGCGATGACGCACTGGCGATCCTGGAGCATGTGGACTCGCCGTTCCACGTGCCGGTGTTCAGCCGCTACGACCGCTCCATCGCACAGTCCGACATGGCCCTGGCCTGTGCCAACGCGCACCGCTTCAGCGGGCCGGCTTACTCCAACAGCTATTTCGTGCCGCAGTCGGACGGGCTGGGCATGGAGATGATGGATGTGTGCCTGCCGCTCGCCAGCGGCGGGCAACCGGCGGGCTATCTGGTGGCCACCTACTCGCTGCAGGAGATTCTGTCCGATCTGGTCGAGAAGCAGCTCACGCGCAGCCAGGAGGTGTCGTTCACCGAGGCCGACGGCACGCGTCTGGCGCTGCACGGCCAGGGCCGGCGCGGCTCGCGCGTGTTCACGGCGCAGCAGCTGCTGAATTTGCCGGGCTACACGCTGGTGCTGCGCATGGACAGCTGGCGCGCCGCCCCCGATCTGTTTCCCGATGTGCTGACCGCGCTGGTCAGTGTCATGTCGATCGCGCTGGTCTCGGTGCTGGTGCTGCTGGCCAAGGACATGCGCCGGCGCCTGCGCGCCGAGCGCGGCCTGGCCGATGCGCTGGCGTTTCGCAAGGCCATGGAGGACTCGCTGGTCACCGGGCTGCGCGCGCGCGACCTGCAGGGCCGCATCACCTATGTCAATCCGGCGTTTTGCCAGATGGTGGGTTTTGCGCCGGAGGAACTGATGGGCCACAGCGTGCCCGCGCCCTACTGGCCGCCCGATCAGGCCGACGAATACCGCCAGCGCCACGCGATCCGCATGAGCGGCGGCAGCGTGCCGCCGCGCGAAGGCTTCGAGTCGGTATTCGTGCGCAAGGACGGCACGCGCTTTCCGGTGCTGATCATCGAGGCGCCGCTGATCGATGCGCAGGGCGTGCAGACCGGCTGGATGGGGGCCTGCCTGGACATCAGCGAGCAGCGCCGCGTGCAGGAGCTCACGCGCGCCACGCAGGAACGGCTGCAGGCTACCGCGCGGCTGGCCACGGTCGGTGAGATGGCCTCGCTCTTGAGCCACGAACTGAACCAGCCGCTGGCCGCCATCTCCAGCTATGCCACGGGCTCGATGAACCTGCTCCAGGGTGACCCGGGGCCGGACGGGCATTCTTCCCTGGCGCTGGCCATGCGCCGCATTGCCGAGCAGGCCGGGCGCGCGGGCAGGATCATCAAGAGCGTGCACGACTTCGTGCGTCGGCGCGACGAGGCGCGCGAGGTCGTGCGCCCGCAGGACCTGTTCGACGCCATCCTGCCGCTGGTCAGTTTGCAGGCGGGCAAGCTCGGCGTGCGCGTGGAGCTGTCGTTCGAGAAAGACCTGCCCTCCGTGCTGTGCGACCACACCATGGTCGAGCAGGTGCTGCTGAATCTGGCACGCAACGCCATGCAGGCGATGGACGAGCCGGCCATCACCCGACGCCTGCTGGTGCTGGCGGTGCGGCGCGCGCAAGCCACCGAGCGCACGGCGCACAGCCCCGGCTGGCTGGAGTTCTCGGTGGCAGACCTCGGCCCAGGCATTGCGCCGCAGGTTGCACAGCAACTGTTCACTCCGTTTTTCACCACCAAGCGCGAAGGCATGGGGCTGGGCCTGAGCCTGTGCCGCACGGTGGTGGAGCAGCACGGCGGCTTCCTCACGCTGCAGCCGAACCAGCCGCAAGGCATGATTTTCCGATTCACGCTGCCCGTTCATTCACCGGCCGCCACCGCCGCAGATGCATAG